The Scomber scombrus chromosome 19, fScoSco1.1, whole genome shotgun sequence DNA window GTTTGaaagagaagcaaaaaaaataacaaaaaagaagaagcccCCCTACCCCATTTATTTCCCTTcacttgtttcctctctctctctctctctctctctctctctccatacaGATTTAGCTTCTGTGTTGTTCCAGCTGAAAGGCTTTTGTCTGTTTCAGAAGTTACTGTAGCCTAATTAATTGCAAATTGGGAGGAAAGCAGGTGTCTGTCCCATCAGCTGGAAAAGCTGAACTTTAACTTCTGGTTCCGTCTGCTTTGCTCACTTtgctcttcttctgtttttcaccACATTTAAGACTCTACTGGAGGCCATTTGTTGTGATTAAAAACCTGTTTATAGCCCAGCAGAAATACTTATACTCATAATGTAAATATCTTTTAGTGATTGTCTGGGAGTATTTGTAATCCCAGATTAAAATTTTGAAGGATGCTGCAGatgtattaaaatacaataaacaataacattaacagTAAAAATAGTCTGTTACAGAAAATACTTTGCACCACtagaaaaacaatatattatgGTGGATTTGCTTTGAGAGTGAAAATTTAATTTGAGGAGGGATGTTGCTGGATTTAAATTTTAAGTTATTAGCCTGCTGTcaaataaaatctatttaaaaaatgatattttgtcCAAACAAATATCGTCTGCAATTACACTGCATGTGCGTATTAACGCTATCCAAACTCAGGCGAATATTATAGTGATTAAATGACAATTCATTTATGCATCTGCACCATATACTGCTTATTCTACATTAATAACCCGTTGGCTGGGTGTCTTGGGAAAATGGACACTTGCACGGTGTAAGAAGTATATTTTCCACGCTGGCTGTGCTCCTCCACGGGCAGAGTAAAGCCCATTTCCACAATCCGCTGTGTTTTGATGCCTATGATCTCTCTCGCAGATCATCCGGGTTAGTGAGTCGGCCTCTCTGTGACCTCTCGCTGTCACCCTGCATTACAGGACGCAAAGCATGTTGGCCAATTAGGCCTCGCTCTAAAACGTGTCAGGGTGCACAGCACTGTGGCGTTATAATCACCAAAAGTTGTCTCTCCATGAAAACAGCCGAGAGGATTTTATAGCCTATTAGAACAATATTCAAATGTTCAATTTTATTCACCACTGTCCCTATTTCTCCTCAGCCAAAAACAAAGGACTAAACTCTATACTCTCTTGatcaacaattattttattaagttatctttactttttttttccttttactgaAACACAATTTCACTAAAGCGCGCATGCTCAACAGGTTCACCTGTGTACAAGGTAAGTATTAAAAACACCAAGCAAATGAATATGAAATTCGAAGAGACAGAGCAGATCGTTTTTAAATAGgcaaataaacattatttataaaactttgaaagtaaagtaaaaatatcacAGTTCTTTTTCAACATGAAATACCCACAGAGAACAGCAGGTTAGGCGCTCGAATGCCttcatccctttttttttttttaaaatgttttcttcttcttttttttacttttcatctcGGGGCGTTGATTTATTAGTCCGTGAAATATATGTTTCGTCCGTATTTAGTTCAGTTATCCACACGTGGGTAAAACGCAAACAATACGAAAGTATAGACCTAAAGGATAAAGACGGGCAGTCCGCCGCAGATCACAGATCTCCTCATGTTTTGGCAGCCGTCATATAtccgtttgtgtgtgtgtgtgtgtgtgtgtgtgtgtgtgtgtgtgtgtgtgtgtgtgtgtgtgtgtgtgtgtgtgtgtgtgtgtgtgtgtgtgtgtgtgtgtgtgtgttttaactcaACGGAGGCACTATGACTCGTTTTATTAGATTGTCTTTCACTGGTATCCCCCTTTTTAATGCATCAGCACCCTCGATCTGCCCGTCAGATGTCACATTCACTGTCGCTGGAGGTGATGGAGATGGCCGAGGCGGCTGCTTTGCTGGAGAGACTGGCCTCAGGACTGGACGAGTTCCCCAGACGGTCCACGGTGCCGTCCTCGTCCGCCAGGGAGCGAACCGAGCCGCCGGAAAGGACCTGCTGCTGGAGCCTGAAGAGGACAGAAAGACAACAGGACATTAATACCAGGACAACTGACAGCGCGGCGTTTATTCTTTACAgcatcaaaataaatatatatatcaatattttctgAAAACGGGAGAatgaaatgagatgaaaatTGTCTAGTTGCAAAACAGCTTGTTGAAGTGTTTTGAGACTCATTTTATTGACACATTTATGATCTATGATTAATGTAATTTGCTTCtgtctgaaaaacacacaaatagactACGTAAGCGCAATGAcaccattttcattttctcctttggAAAATACTGAATATTGAACTAAATTAGTTGGAAGTGGCACTGTTGTTGAGTGCACgcttgaaaatataaaaaataaacactgctgTGATGAATTTTAGATTTTGTTCAAGTGCCACATATACTCAAATTGTATAGCTTGAGATATGATTTGAAAATTACAATATGCCAATAGAGAATTTAGACATGAACCTCACTATTACAAATATAGGACCACTCACTATAGGTACTCACTCGAAAATTACAGGCTATTTTAGCTCAATTAAAAGGTGACCAATACAGCTATGACCTCAACCCACACTGACACAGGCCTTTCAATAGATACAATAGTAATTGGCAATACTACAAAATTAtcttttaaagtacatttaaaataatactattattattgttgtaataataataattattattattattatagaaacATTAGTCTACTGGGGTGCAATAAAAATCAGATATGGGTCAATAGCACATTAGTGTAGTTACTCTTCATGTTAGCCTGTCTGTGttaaagtcaaatttaaaaccCTTTTGttcacagttttattttcaagCACATCATAGAAAGTCATTGTTGTATTATTCTTGTCACCACAGTTGACACACATTTCCTGCATTTCAGCTCCCTGAAATTATAATTTCATGATGTTTTAGTGTAATTTAGGCCtattacaaaagaaaacaagtccCCAGATTTTAGGATTACAGGATGATTGTGAATCTAACATCCACAGACAGTGTGTCAGGGTTGAATGGCTGAACCACATGTGGGTTACGGCCTATTTTACTATCATGAATTGAGTGTTTATTAAGCTGCATGAAGCATATAATTGAGTCAGGATGCATGgaggtttttatatttaattaagaCAGATATCATGATCAGAAACCAAAGCGTGCGTGTAAGCCTACCTGTTTTTCGCAGCCGctgctctgtctctttgtctgcGATTTTTGAACCAGTTTCCTACTTGTGTGGGTGTAAGTCCTGTAGCCTGTGCAAGCTCCCTCTTTTTACTGGGATTCGGGTAGGGATCCTGCAAATACCATTCTCTTAACAAGTGCCGGGTTCTCTCCTTGAAGCAGTGGGTTTTCTGCTCTCCATCCCATATGGTTCTGGGTAACGGGAACTTCTTCCGCACCCTGTATTTGTCCACCGGCCCCAGCGGGCGTCCCCGCAGCTTCTCAGCCTCCTGGTAGTGCGCTTCAAGCCACAGCGCCTGTAGCTTCGTGTGCGACTCTTTGGTGAACTTGTGGTTCTCCAGGATGTGGTAGAGTTCACGGAAATT harbors:
- the LOC134000823 gene encoding homeobox protein SIX6, with translation MFQLPILNFSPQQVAGVCETLEESGDVDRLGRFLWSLPVAPAACEVLNKNESVLRARAVVAFHTGNFRELYHILENHKFTKESHTKLQALWLEAHYQEAEKLRGRPLGPVDKYRVRKKFPLPRTIWDGEQKTHCFKERTRHLLREWYLQDPYPNPSKKRELAQATGLTPTQVGNWFKNRRQRDRAAAAKNRLQQQVLSGGSVRSLADEDGTVDRLGNSSSPEASLSSKAAASAISITSSDSECDI